From Corvus moneduloides isolate bCorMon1 chromosome 2, bCorMon1.pri, whole genome shotgun sequence, one genomic window encodes:
- the RS1 gene encoding retinoschisin has translation MQFKMGSVLLSLLFWYKVVMALSPGEDERLELWHSKACKCDCQGGPNSVWSSGSNGLECMPECPYHKPLGFESGAVTPDQISCSNPEQYTGWYSSWTANKARLNGQGFGCAWLSKYQDNAQWLQVDLKEVKVISGILTQGRCDADEWMTKYSIQYRTDENLNWVYYKDQTGNNRVFYGNSDRSSSVQNLLRPPIVARYIRLIPLGWHVRIAIRMELLECLGKCG, from the exons TTGTGATGGCCCTTTCCCCGGGAGAG GATGAGAGACTggagctgtggcacagcaaGGCTTGCAAATGCGATTGCCAAGGAGGCCCTAACTCGGTGTGGTCCAGCGGGTCTAATGGCTTGGAGTGCATGCCAG AGTGTCCCTACCATAAGCCCCTGGGCTTTGAGTCTGGTGCCGTCACCCCGGACCAGATCAGCTGCTCCAACCCTGAGCAGTACACGGGCTGGTACTCCTCCTGGACAGCCAACAAGGCCCGCCTCAACGGCCAAGGCTTTGG GTGTGCGTGGCTCTCCAAGTACCAGGACAATGCACAGTGGCTGCAGGTCGACCTGAAGGAGGTGAAGGTGATTTCGGGGATCCTCACACAAGGTCGCTGTGACGCCGACGAGTGGATGACCAAGTACAGCATACAGTACCGCACCGATGAAAACCTCAACTGGGTGTACTACAAGGACCAGACTGGGAACAACCGG GTTTTCTATGGCAACTCGGACCGCTCATCCTCGGTGCAGAACCTGCTGCGGCCGCCCATCGTGGCCCGCTACATCCGCCTGATCCCGCTGGGCTGGCACGTGCGCATCGCCATCCGCATGGAGCTCCTCGAGTGCCTGGGCAAGTGCGGCTGA